One genomic segment of Paenibacillus sp. FSL H8-0332 includes these proteins:
- the yunB gene encoding sporulation protein YunB: MVLSLLLLMAVLQGLRYVEQHLKPPILHLAQIRVKQIATESINKAITSQVADGGNAEALIDWKTDKNGKISGFMLNYKEHMRITSQAAEVIQSTLQELHNRTEYIPLGQALGSPLIASYGPDIPIKVEPQGAVKVELNTRQQNAGINMILVEVFIHIVTEVAVVIPFDMEPQVVDTEIPVSYLMVVGDVPMYYYDNQGKPVGENGSSAPGIAIPAPSLSTEKSSPGVDSTPAGGNSSSNSSGSDGHAGSGESPAPAAGGNNAPDVSGNAGEGSE, from the coding sequence ATCGTTCTGAGCCTGCTGCTGCTTATGGCGGTGCTGCAGGGGCTGCGTTATGTGGAGCAGCATCTGAAGCCGCCGATTCTCCATCTGGCACAGATCCGGGTGAAGCAGATCGCCACGGAATCGATTAACAAGGCGATTACGTCCCAGGTGGCGGACGGCGGGAATGCCGAGGCGCTGATTGACTGGAAGACGGACAAGAACGGCAAAATCTCCGGCTTCATGCTCAACTACAAGGAGCATATGCGGATTACCTCGCAGGCCGCCGAAGTCATCCAGTCCACGCTCCAGGAGCTGCATAACCGGACGGAATATATTCCGCTCGGGCAGGCGCTCGGCAGTCCGCTGATTGCCTCCTATGGGCCGGATATTCCGATCAAGGTGGAGCCTCAGGGGGCAGTGAAGGTCGAGCTGAACACACGGCAGCAGAATGCGGGAATCAATATGATTCTCGTTGAAGTCTTCATTCATATTGTTACCGAGGTAGCCGTTGTCATTCCATTTGATATGGAGCCGCAGGTGGTGGATACAGAGATCCCCGTCTCCTACCTGATGGTAGTCGGTGACGTTCCGATGTACTACTATGACAATCAGGGCAAGCCCGTCGGCGAGAACGGCAGTAGTGCGCCGGGCATCGCCATTCCGGCCCCTTCGCTGAGTACCGAGAAGAGCAGCCCCGGCGTGGACAGTACACCAGCAGGCGGTAACAGCAGCTCCAACTCCAGCGGATCAGACGGACATGCGGGCAGCGGGGAAAGCCCCGCGCCTGCCGCAGGCGGTAATAATGCCCCGGATGTGAGCGGGAATGCCGGGGAAGGGTCGGAGTAA
- a CDS encoding VTT domain-containing protein: MTEMINAWIDWLLQSLGLSGPSIVFATLPLAVLQSLFGFFPLAILIVLHVSVFEVIGGMAVSWLACNLGAVVVYFLFRRYLFDWFDRKWGYKLKKYEKWQTYLDRYGIWTLVLLRTIPIVPSNIINLMSAVSPMKPAAFVWGTVLGNLSFIWLFGTLSSSLIVPREDWNGFLLWYGVFMLILLAIFVRLHWGHLQEDKRKRAGH, from the coding sequence ATGACCGAGATGATTAATGCCTGGATTGACTGGCTGCTGCAGAGTCTTGGACTTAGCGGACCGTCCATTGTATTCGCTACACTTCCGCTCGCCGTGCTGCAAAGCTTGTTCGGATTTTTCCCCCTGGCGATTCTGATTGTGCTCCATGTCTCTGTATTCGAAGTGATCGGCGGGATGGCTGTCAGCTGGCTGGCCTGCAACCTGGGCGCGGTAGTCGTTTATTTTCTCTTCCGGCGCTATCTCTTCGACTGGTTCGACCGCAAATGGGGCTACAAGCTCAAGAAGTATGAGAAATGGCAGACCTATCTGGATCGCTACGGCATCTGGACGCTGGTGCTGCTGCGTACGATTCCGATTGTGCCCAGCAATATCATCAATCTGATGTCAGCCGTGTCTCCGATGAAGCCGGCAGCTTTTGTCTGGGGGACGGTGCTCGGCAATCTGTCTTTTATCTGGCTGTTCGGTACGCTCAGCTCCTCGCTCATTGTCCCGCGTGAGGACTGGAACGGTTTTCTGTTGTGGTACGGCGTATTTATGCTGATTCTGCTTGCTATCTTTGTCCGGCTGCATTGGGGGCATCTTCAGGAGGATAAGCGCAAGCGGGCGGGGCATTAG
- a CDS encoding glycine betaine ABC transporter substrate-binding protein → MKRNQSIKRRPLILLMLLMAVVLVAGCSSNNNSTVKLAYVAWDSEIASTNVVKEVLETKLGMKVEMLQVDAGPMWAGIADGSADAMVAAWLPSTHASYVEKYGKDIEDAGVNLDGTKTGLAVPAYMEINSIEDLNNAEVAATLDKRIIGIEPGAGIMTATEKALEAYGLSDYTLLESSSAAMAQELQKAFDKNEPIVVTGWTPHWMFANMDLKYLDDPKNVYGGAEQIHTMVRKGLKEDMPDVHKFLSQFKWTAEDMEQVMVKIQGGQSPEEAAKDWVESNEAKVNEWMAGVSA, encoded by the coding sequence ATGAAAAGAAATCAATCGATAAAGCGTAGACCGCTAATTTTGCTGATGCTGCTCATGGCAGTAGTCCTGGTAGCTGGTTGTTCGTCCAATAATAATAGTACGGTGAAGCTGGCTTATGTGGCCTGGGATTCCGAGATCGCCAGTACAAACGTAGTCAAGGAAGTGCTGGAGACGAAGCTCGGCATGAAGGTGGAGATGCTGCAGGTCGATGCCGGACCGATGTGGGCAGGGATTGCTGACGGAAGCGCAGACGCGATGGTAGCCGCCTGGCTGCCAAGCACCCATGCCTCTTATGTGGAGAAATACGGCAAGGACATTGAGGATGCCGGTGTGAATCTGGATGGAACGAAGACCGGGCTTGCCGTTCCCGCTTATATGGAGATTAACTCCATTGAGGATCTGAACAATGCGGAGGTTGCGGCAACGCTGGATAAGCGGATTATCGGAATTGAGCCGGGAGCCGGAATTATGACGGCTACGGAAAAAGCGCTCGAAGCCTACGGCTTGAGCGATTATACGCTGCTGGAAAGCTCGTCGGCGGCGATGGCGCAGGAGCTGCAGAAGGCTTTTGACAAGAATGAACCGATTGTAGTCACCGGCTGGACTCCGCACTGGATGTTCGCCAACATGGACCTCAAGTACCTGGACGATCCGAAGAATGTCTACGGCGGTGCCGAGCAGATTCATACCATGGTCCGCAAAGGCCTGAAGGAAGATATGCCTGATGTACACAAGTTCCTGAGCCAATTCAAGTGGACCGCAGAGGATATGGAGCAGGTTATGGTCAAGATTCAAGGCGGACAATCGCCTGAAGAAGCGGCCAAGGACTGGGTAGAGAGCAATGAAGCGAAGGTTAATGAGTGGATGGCCGGCGTTTCTGCTTAA
- a CDS encoding proline/glycine betaine ABC transporter permease, giving the protein MNIPKIPLGKGVEWIEDWLTTYFGPIFDFIHAVIGGMVSGIDAALNFLPAIVLTLLIAALAYWIGKWRMALFAVLGLLLIDNLGLWGPSMQSLALVLTASLLAVVIGVPLGVFCAQSRTFQNIATPILDFMQTMPAFVYLLPAVSFFSLGVVPGVIASIIFAIPPTIRLTNLGIRQVSPELVEAADAFGSTASQKLFKLQLPIALPTIMAGINQTIMLSLSMVVISSMIGAQGVGAYVYRAVSQAKTGAGFEAGIAIVIIAILLDRLTQKLFKSKPQG; this is encoded by the coding sequence ATGAATATACCCAAGATACCGCTCGGAAAGGGCGTAGAATGGATCGAAGATTGGCTCACGACCTACTTCGGCCCTATATTTGATTTCATTCATGCTGTAATCGGGGGAATGGTGAGCGGGATTGATGCGGCGCTGAATTTCCTGCCAGCCATTGTGTTGACCCTTCTTATCGCTGCTCTGGCCTACTGGATTGGCAAATGGCGGATGGCGCTGTTTGCGGTGCTCGGGCTTTTGCTGATAGATAATCTGGGGTTATGGGGCCCGTCGATGCAGTCGCTGGCCCTTGTGCTGACAGCTTCCTTATTGGCTGTAGTTATCGGGGTTCCGCTGGGAGTATTCTGTGCGCAGAGCCGGACCTTCCAGAATATCGCCACCCCTATCTTAGACTTCATGCAGACGATGCCGGCGTTCGTCTATCTGCTTCCGGCCGTCTCCTTCTTCTCGCTGGGGGTTGTTCCCGGCGTCATTGCTTCTATTATATTTGCGATTCCGCCAACGATCCGCTTAACTAACCTGGGTATTCGTCAGGTGTCGCCGGAGCTTGTGGAAGCTGCGGATGCCTTCGGTTCAACCGCAAGCCAGAAGCTGTTCAAGCTGCAGCTGCCGATCGCACTGCCGACCATTATGGCCGGTATTAATCAGACGATCATGCTGTCACTGTCTATGGTCGTTATCTCGTCCATGATCGGAGCCCAGGGGGTCGGAGCCTATGTATACCGTGCGGTATCGCAGGCCAAGACCGGCGCGGGCTTCGAGGCGGGGATCGCCATTGTTATTATTGCCATACTGCTGGACCGTCTGACCCAGAAGCTGTTCAAATCCAAACCACAAGGATAG
- a CDS encoding glycine betaine/L-proline ABC transporter ATP-binding protein, whose translation MAIIEVKQLTKVFGHDAARALPLMEQGWSKERIAKEAKLTVGVNKAEFSIEEGEIFVIMGLSGSGKSTLVRLLNRLIEPTGGQVLFKGKDVVKMSPEQLREFRRKNIGMVFQKFALFPHRSVLANAEYGLEVQGVEKSKRTRLAMEALELVGLKGWENHRPDQLSGGMQQRVGLARGLANDPDILLMDEAFSALDPLIRKDMQQELLELQSRVKKTIVFITHDLDEALRIGDRIALMKDGVIVQIGSPEEILIQPANKYVERFVEDVDLSKVLTASHVMRKPEMIRPERGPRVALQLMRDSGVSSLYVADNEMRLQGLLTADNASQALKENRSILDVMLRDIPRVQPDTLLNDLFELMSETHLPVAVVGEGEKLKGIVIKGAVLSALAGNAVPEGGLGS comes from the coding sequence ATGGCAATTATAGAGGTGAAACAGTTAACCAAAGTATTCGGTCATGATGCAGCACGGGCGCTTCCATTAATGGAACAAGGCTGGTCCAAAGAAAGAATCGCCAAGGAAGCCAAGCTGACGGTCGGAGTGAACAAAGCCGAATTCAGCATTGAAGAAGGAGAAATATTCGTCATTATGGGCTTGTCGGGCAGCGGTAAATCCACGCTCGTCCGTCTATTGAACCGGCTGATTGAGCCCACCGGGGGCCAGGTGCTGTTCAAGGGCAAGGATGTTGTCAAGATGAGCCCGGAGCAGCTAAGAGAATTCCGGCGCAAGAATATCGGCATGGTCTTTCAAAAGTTCGCGCTGTTCCCGCACCGCAGTGTGCTGGCCAACGCAGAATACGGACTGGAAGTTCAAGGGGTGGAGAAAAGTAAGAGAACCCGACTTGCAATGGAGGCTCTTGAGCTAGTGGGTCTAAAAGGCTGGGAGAATCACCGTCCGGATCAGCTTAGCGGGGGCATGCAGCAGCGTGTCGGCCTGGCGCGCGGTCTGGCCAATGATCCTGACATCCTGCTGATGGATGAAGCGTTCAGTGCGCTTGATCCGCTGATCCGCAAGGATATGCAGCAGGAGCTGCTGGAGCTGCAGTCCAGAGTGAAGAAGACGATTGTATTCATCACGCATGATCTGGATGAGGCGCTGCGGATCGGGGACCGTATTGCCCTGATGAAGGACGGGGTCATTGTCCAGATCGGATCGCCGGAAGAAATTCTTATCCAGCCTGCGAACAAATATGTGGAGCGCTTCGTGGAGGATGTGGATCTGTCCAAAGTCCTGACCGCTTCTCATGTGATGCGCAAGCCGGAGATGATCCGCCCGGAACGCGGACCCCGGGTTGCCCTGCAGCTTATGCGGGACAGCGGCGTATCCAGCCTGTATGTGGCGGATAACGAGATGCGGCTGCAAGGTCTGCTGACTGCGGATAATGCCTCACAGGCGTTGAAGGAGAACCGCAGCATACTCGATGTGATGCTGCGTGATATTCCACGTGTTCAGCCGGATACCCTGTTGAATGATCTGTTCGAGCTGATGTCGGAGACACATCTGCCCGTTGCTGTAGTAGGGGAAGGCGAGAAGCTGAAGGGCATTGTTATCAAAGGGGCTGTGCTGTCTGCTCTGGCCGGTAACGCGGTTCCTGAAGGAGGATTAGGTTCATGA